The following proteins come from a genomic window of Geomonas sp. RF6:
- a CDS encoding protoglobin domain-containing protein, giving the protein MLTMQDIKGHYLFNDEDAALLKELAPLMAANAERMADIFYDFLLGIPASAEFLHDAALLQRLKSSHRDWFCTLFSGGYDNQYLHKLQRIGLAHVRVGLNAHYVNVAMNVVRRFLIELLQENYPEIEERRKYRIAVEKIIDINLDIMSASYQEEALKKVFVSHRLESKLIGAAERFTYGLNLVLILALAGVSLSVVGLFIWDITHVFRGDIEKGILGALGTLLIIWMMIELMDNEIKSLKGGKFNILVFIGVIIVALIREILISTLRHDLLSTQVFLAGTLLILGVVYFLIAKSQQCRGSV; this is encoded by the coding sequence ATGCTCACAATGCAGGACATCAAAGGCCACTACCTCTTTAACGACGAGGACGCAGCTCTGCTGAAGGAACTTGCACCTCTCATGGCCGCCAATGCGGAAAGGATGGCGGACATCTTCTACGACTTTCTGCTGGGGATTCCGGCCAGCGCGGAATTCCTGCACGACGCCGCACTCTTGCAGCGGCTCAAGAGCTCCCACAGGGATTGGTTCTGCACCCTCTTTTCAGGCGGCTACGACAACCAATACCTGCACAAGTTGCAACGGATCGGGCTCGCCCATGTCCGCGTCGGGCTGAACGCCCACTACGTGAACGTGGCGATGAACGTCGTGCGCCGCTTCCTGATCGAGCTGCTGCAGGAGAACTACCCGGAGATCGAGGAGCGCCGCAAGTACCGCATCGCGGTGGAAAAGATCATCGACATCAATCTCGACATCATGAGCGCCTCCTACCAGGAGGAGGCCCTGAAGAAGGTATTCGTCTCGCACCGGCTGGAGTCGAAGCTCATCGGGGCGGCCGAGCGCTTCACATATGGCCTGAACCTCGTGCTGATCCTCGCTCTTGCGGGGGTATCGCTCTCGGTGGTGGGGCTCTTTATCTGGGACATCACCCATGTCTTTCGCGGCGACATAGAGAAAGGGATCCTGGGGGCGCTCGGCACCCTTCTCATCATCTGGATGATGATCGAGCTCATGGACAACGAGATCAAGAGCCTGAAAGGGGGGAAATTCAACATCCTTGTCTTCATCGGGGTGATCATCGTCGCCCTGATCCGCGAGATCCTGATCTCCACCTTGCGCCACGACCTCCTCTCCACCCAGGTCTTCCTCGCCGGGACCCTTCTGATTCTGGGGGTGGTCTATTTCCTGATCGCCAAGAGCCAGCAGTGCCGGGGATCGGTGTAG
- a CDS encoding fibronectin type III domain-containing protein codes for MIDRRTGRRASLAGSRGAVAAAVLIACIAVAAVGIGPATAEAAEAALSWEAPSVNMDGSPISDLAGYRVYIGTSSGKYDESFDAGSRQNYLAYNLVPGTTYYFAVTAYNTSGEESPFSEEVVKSFLGSVETLPPTTFVLQDALLALKYVVGTSPLAPVQLSQYDISPAGADGTPEPDGAVDIGDVVSILRRCVGLR; via the coding sequence ATGATCGATCGGAGGACTGGCAGGAGAGCGTCGCTGGCGGGCTCACGCGGAGCTGTTGCAGCAGCCGTGCTCATAGCCTGCATTGCGGTCGCCGCCGTAGGAATCGGCCCCGCTACGGCGGAGGCTGCCGAGGCGGCTCTCTCGTGGGAAGCCCCCTCCGTTAACATGGACGGCTCCCCGATATCCGACCTCGCGGGGTACCGGGTGTATATCGGGACCTCGTCGGGGAAGTATGACGAGAGCTTTGACGCCGGAAGCCGCCAGAACTACCTGGCATACAACCTTGTCCCCGGCACCACCTACTATTTTGCCGTCACGGCGTACAATACCTCCGGCGAGGAGAGCCCCTTTTCCGAGGAGGTGGTGAAGAGCTTCCTGGGAAGTGTGGAAACGCTCCCCCCGACGACATTCGTTTTGCAGGACGCGCTCCTCGCGCTGAAGTACGTCGTCGGCACCTCGCCGCTGGCACCTGTCCAGCTGTCGCAGTACGACATCTCCCCCGCCGGTGCCGACGGCACCCCCGAGCCGGACGGGGCGGTGGACATCGGCGACGTCGTATCGATCCTCCGAAGGTGCGTCGGCTTGAGGTAA